One Beggiatoa leptomitoformis DNA segment encodes these proteins:
- a CDS encoding carbon-nitrogen hydrolase family protein, whose protein sequence is MTRIAALQMISTTDVNTNLQEAARLIAQAADQGAELVSLPENFALMGQHDTDKVKIRESFGQGHIQDFLATQATKYGVWLIGGTIPLVADAPDKVRAACLVLNNSGQCVARYDKMHLFDVMVSPEESYCESRTIEAGHNTNVVDTPFGRIGLAICYDVRFPELFRCLTAQGATIISLPSAFTAMTGKAHWEILVRARAIENLSYVLAPNQGGVHANGRETYGDSLIVDPWGNILSRLGQGAGIIYADLDPTYLQTIRRNFPTLDHKRIACQQP, encoded by the coding sequence ATGACCCGTATCGCCGCTTTACAGATGATTTCCACTACCGATGTAAACACCAATTTACAAGAGGCAGCGCGTTTAATCGCCCAAGCGGCTGACCAAGGGGCTGAACTTGTCAGTCTGCCCGAAAATTTTGCCCTTATGGGACAACATGACACTGACAAAGTAAAAATTCGTGAATCTTTTGGTCAAGGACACATACAAGATTTCCTAGCCACACAAGCCACTAAATACGGTGTTTGGTTGATTGGCGGCACAATCCCACTCGTTGCGGATGCGCCCGACAAAGTTCGTGCAGCCTGCTTAGTATTGAATAACAGCGGTCAATGCGTCGCACGTTATGATAAAATGCACCTCTTTGATGTCATGGTAAGTCCTGAAGAAAGCTATTGCGAATCACGAACCATTGAAGCAGGACATAACACCAATGTGGTTGATACACCGTTTGGACGTATCGGATTAGCCATCTGTTATGATGTTCGTTTTCCTGAATTATTCCGTTGCCTTACTGCACAAGGGGCGACTATTATCAGTTTACCCTCAGCCTTTACAGCAATGACAGGGAAAGCACATTGGGAAATTCTCGTTCGCGCCCGTGCAATTGAAAATCTAAGCTATGTTCTTGCACCGAATCAAGGCGGTGTTCATGCTAATGGACGCGAAACGTATGGCGATAGCCTGATTGTCGACCCTTGGGGAAATATACTTTCCCGTTTAGGACAAGGGGCAGGCATCATCTACGCAGACCTTGACCCAACATATTTACAGACAATACGGCGTAATTTTCCAACCCTAGACCACAAAAGAATCGCATGTCAACAGCCCTAA
- a CDS encoding valine--pyruvate transaminase, producing MQFSNFGQKFTAHSGILQLMRDLGTSQADGREMLMLGGGNPSQIPQVQLRLRERMEEILKHGDEFERMLGNYTIPQGSLTFNKTLAVLLHQEYGWQVDENNIALTNGSQTAFFYLMNLFAGTYATGEKKKVLLPLAPEYLGYSDLGLEADMFVANKPSIEFLDEHLFKYHVNFSELAITEEIGAICVSRPTNPTGNVLTDDEIKQLDILARQHNIPFIIDGAYGTPFPNIIFSDATPLWNENIILCLSLSKLGLPAVRTGIIIANTRVIQAISALNAIVSLAPTHIGAHIVEEWIHNRQILRLSQQVIKPYYYSKMENALRWLHEALDGLSFYVHKPEGAFFLWLWFKELPITSQMLYERLKERGVLVVAGHYFFPGIADADWKHRHECIRINYAQTEFVVKQGIQIIAEVVREAYAGI from the coding sequence ATGCAATTTTCCAATTTTGGTCAGAAATTCACAGCGCATTCAGGGATTTTACAATTAATGCGTGATTTGGGTACTTCTCAAGCAGATGGACGGGAAATGTTAATGCTTGGCGGTGGCAATCCTAGCCAAATTCCGCAAGTACAATTGCGTCTGCGAGAACGAATGGAGGAGATTTTAAAGCATGGCGATGAATTTGAAAGAATGTTGGGAAATTATACTATTCCGCAAGGCTCTCTCACATTCAATAAAACCCTTGCGGTTTTATTACACCAAGAATATGGCTGGCAAGTGGATGAAAATAATATTGCACTAACCAATGGCAGTCAGACGGCTTTCTTTTATCTCATGAATTTATTTGCAGGAACTTATGCAACTGGTGAAAAAAAGAAAGTTTTATTGCCACTCGCTCCAGAATATTTAGGCTATAGCGATTTAGGGCTAGAAGCTGACATGTTTGTTGCGAATAAACCGTCTATTGAATTTTTGGATGAACATTTATTTAAGTATCATGTTAATTTTTCCGAATTAGCGATTACTGAAGAAATTGGTGCAATTTGTGTGTCCCGCCCAACCAATCCAACAGGCAATGTTTTAACTGATGATGAAATTAAACAATTAGATATACTTGCCCGCCAACATAATATCCCTTTTATTATTGATGGCGCATACGGCACTCCTTTTCCAAATATCATTTTTAGTGACGCGACTCCCCTGTGGAACGAGAATATTATTCTCTGTTTAAGCCTTTCCAAACTAGGATTGCCTGCTGTGCGGACAGGGATAATTATTGCAAATACGCGGGTTATTCAAGCTATCAGCGCGTTAAATGCCATCGTGAGCCTTGCGCCTACCCATATCGGTGCGCATATCGTTGAGGAATGGATACATAATCGCCAAATTTTACGATTAAGCCAACAAGTGATTAAACCCTATTATTACAGTAAGATGGAAAACGCATTGCGTTGGCTGCATGAAGCCTTAGATGGATTAAGTTTTTACGTACATAAGCCTGAAGGTGCATTTTTTTTATGGCTATGGTTTAAAGAGCTGCCCATTACCAGCCAAATGCTTTATGAACGTTTAAAAGAGCGGGGCGTATTGGTTGTTGCGGGACATTACTTCTTTCCCGGTATTGCTGACGCAGATTGGAAACATCGTCATGAATGTATCCGCATTAACTATGCACAAACTGAATTTGTTGTAAAACAGGGGATTCAAATTATTGCGGAGGTTGTGAGAGAGGCGTATGCGGGAATATAA
- the rdgB gene encoding RdgB/HAM1 family non-canonical purine NTP pyrophosphatase produces MTTKTIILASNNQGKIREFNHLLINTDLEIIPQKDLAINDVEETGLSFVENAILKARHAAQQGGFPAIADDSGIEVDALHGAPGIYSARFAGQGASDTENIALLLSRLAAVPEAHRSARYHCVIVYMRHATDPMPIICQGTWEGSVLYTPRGTQGFGYDPVFYVPTHQCSAAELPAAIKNQLSHRSQALQALQYILQSMSYPKN; encoded by the coding sequence ATGACGACCAAAACCATTATTTTAGCCAGTAACAATCAGGGAAAAATTCGGGAGTTTAATCATTTACTCATCAACACGGATTTAGAGATTATCCCACAAAAAGACTTAGCCATTAATGACGTAGAGGAGACTGGCTTAAGTTTTGTGGAAAATGCCATTTTAAAAGCCCGTCATGCAGCACAACAAGGTGGATTCCCTGCTATTGCTGATGATTCAGGGATTGAGGTAGATGCCCTACACGGTGCGCCCGGTATTTATTCTGCCCGTTTTGCAGGACAAGGTGCGAGCGATACGGAGAATATAGCCTTATTGCTCTCCCGTTTAGCCGCCGTGCCTGAAGCACATCGTAGCGCACGTTATCACTGTGTGATTGTTTACATGCGCCATGCAACAGACCCTATGCCGATTATTTGTCAAGGAACATGGGAAGGTAGCGTATTATATACCCCCAGAGGCACGCAGGGATTTGGCTATGACCCTGTTTTCTATGTTCCAACGCATCAATGTAGTGCTGCCGAATTACCTGCGGCGATTAAAAATCAACTAAGCCATCGGTCGCAAGCCTTGCAAGCCTTACAGTACATATTACAATCCATGTCTTATCCAAAAAACTAA
- a CDS encoding lysophospholipid acyltransferase family protein: MTLTTSLLLIIVVFSGWFCLRACRLANRTPWGNWFLNYLDGLNRLFCRYYHRLDAPLLAIPPQGAVLIVANHVSGLDPLLLYAITNRPLRFLIDAHQYHRFGLTWLFRLIGGIPVDYTGRPEKALKAALQALEAGEAVAIFPQGGFVLPSQFPSKLKRGVFWLAQHTQTPTPIYPVYIKGVRGMGYAVRGVFIRSRVQLSAYPPLYCAQEEEIANCAATVQALIEGRTT; encoded by the coding sequence ATGACATTAACTACAAGCTTGTTATTAATTATTGTGGTCTTCAGTGGGTGGTTTTGCCTACGTGCTTGTCGATTGGCAAATCGAACGCCTTGGGGAAACTGGTTTCTAAACTATTTAGATGGGCTTAATCGTCTATTTTGTCGTTATTATCACCGTTTAGACGCACCACTATTAGCCATTCCACCCCAAGGGGCTGTGCTAATTGTCGCCAATCATGTATCAGGTTTAGACCCCTTATTACTCTATGCGATTACTAACCGTCCCTTACGCTTTCTAATAGATGCCCATCAATATCATCGTTTTGGGTTGACATGGCTATTTCGGCTGATTGGGGGTATTCCCGTAGATTATACAGGACGACCTGAAAAAGCCTTAAAAGCGGCACTACAAGCACTAGAAGCAGGTGAAGCAGTTGCCATCTTTCCACAAGGTGGGTTTGTTCTACCCTCACAATTCCCCAGTAAACTAAAACGTGGCGTTTTTTGGCTTGCACAACATACCCAAACACCAACCCCCATTTATCCCGTTTATATCAAAGGAGTGCGTGGAATGGGATATGCCGTGCGTGGGGTATTTATCCGTAGTCGCGTACAACTATCCGCTTATCCCCCGTTATATTGCGCACAAGAAGAAGAGATAGCAAACTGTGCAGCAACAGTACAAGCCTTGATTGAAGGGCGAACAACATAA
- the tldD gene encoding metalloprotease TldD: MSTALSLATEQLLTPTALSLTDISQVLTDLLGYHIDYADLYFQSSHSEAWASEEGIVKEGSHSITQGVGIRAISGEKTGFAYSNDLTLSALSEAAKTARCIAQRGQSGQAGLWRKTVATPHYSAINPLNSLTAAEKVNLLNALNQAAHQEDPRVKQVILTLHGAYSTILVAASDGTLAADVRPLVRLNVNVVVEENGRREQGGAGGGGRFGYEYFNAGHGLNYVKEAVRRALVNLEAIEAPAGTMPVILSAGWPGVLLHEAIGHGLEGDFNRKGTSAFSGRIGQAVASPLCTIVDDGTLVDRRGSLTIDDEGTPSQCTTLIEKGILQGYMQDKHNAKLMGVVSTGNGRRESYTSLPLPRMTNTYMLAGEDDPADIIASVDKGLYAVHFGGGQVDITSGKFVFTASEAYLIEQGKITRPVKGATLIGNGADVLTQVSRVGNDLKLDSGVGVCGKDGQSIPVGVGQPTLRVDRLTVGGTKT; this comes from the coding sequence ATGTCAACAGCCCTAAGCCTTGCTACCGAACAACTACTCACCCCAACCGCTTTAAGCCTAACGGATATAAGCCAAGTGCTAACCGATTTACTGGGTTATCACATTGACTATGCCGACTTATACTTTCAGAGTAGTCATAGTGAAGCATGGGCATCAGAAGAAGGCATTGTCAAAGAAGGTAGCCACAGCATTACCCAAGGGGTTGGCATCCGCGCCATTAGTGGAGAAAAAACGGGTTTTGCATATAGCAATGATTTAACATTGTCCGCACTGAGCGAAGCGGCAAAAACCGCGCGTTGTATTGCACAACGTGGACAATCAGGACAAGCAGGCCTGTGGCGAAAAACGGTAGCAACACCCCACTATTCAGCCATCAACCCCTTAAATAGCCTCACTGCCGCAGAGAAAGTTAATTTACTTAACGCATTAAACCAAGCAGCTCACCAAGAAGACCCCCGAGTAAAACAAGTCATTCTGACATTACATGGTGCGTACAGCACTATTCTAGTTGCTGCCAGTGATGGCACACTCGCTGCCGATGTTCGTCCCCTCGTCCGTTTAAATGTAAATGTTGTGGTAGAAGAAAATGGCAGGCGTGAACAAGGTGGGGCGGGCGGCGGCGGACGTTTTGGTTACGAATACTTCAATGCAGGACACGGCCTAAACTACGTAAAAGAAGCCGTTAGACGTGCGCTTGTCAACCTAGAAGCCATAGAAGCTCCCGCAGGTACAATGCCCGTTATCCTCAGTGCAGGCTGGCCCGGTGTTCTTTTACACGAAGCCATTGGACATGGTTTAGAAGGCGATTTTAACCGCAAAGGGACTTCCGCCTTTTCAGGACGAATAGGGCAAGCCGTTGCATCCCCGTTATGCACTATCGTTGATGATGGCACACTTGTTGACCGGCGAGGCTCACTCACCATTGACGATGAAGGCACACCTAGCCAATGTACAACCCTGATTGAAAAAGGGATTTTGCAAGGCTATATGCAAGATAAACACAATGCTAAATTAATGGGTGTTGTTAGTACAGGCAATGGACGGCGTGAATCCTATACAAGCTTACCGCTGCCACGCATGACCAATACCTACATGCTCGCAGGGGAAGACGATCCTGCCGACATTATTGCCTCAGTGGACAAAGGTTTATATGCTGTACACTTTGGCGGTGGGCAAGTAGATATCACCTCAGGCAAATTTGTTTTTACCGCCAGTGAAGCCTATCTAATTGAACAAGGAAAAATTACCCGTCCTGTTAAAGGCGCGACCCTGATTGGCAATGGTGCGGATGTCTTGACACAAGTCAGTCGGGTTGGTAATGATTTAAAGCTAGACAGTGGGGTGGGTGTCTGTGGTAAGGACGGACAAAGCATCCCTGTTGGTGTAGGACAGCCTACCTTGCGCGTTGATCGCCTAACGGTAGGCGGAACAAAAACGTGA
- a CDS encoding leucyl aminopeptidase, with the protein MEFNIKSGHPEKQRTACVVVGIYEPRRLSEVAKQLDEVSDGYLSSILRRGDLEGKIGQTLLLHNVPGTLADRVLLVGCGRERELGDTQYRKVIVHAIRTLHETGSMETVCYLTELNVRGRDTAWKVRHAIETACYALYSFDQLKSKKNITRRPLRKIVFSVASRRELGIAEQARREAEAIAGGVELTRNLGNLPSNVCTPIYLVEEAKRLSNLHERLTCKVLTESHIEKAGMNALLAIAKGSEQPPRFIVIEYKGNDKKDAHPTVLIGKGVTFDSGGISLKKAERMDEMKYDMSGAGSVLGTLSAIAELQLPINVIGLIPAVENMPSGKATKPGDIVTTLSGQTVEILNTDAEGRLILCDALTYAERFKPSVVIDIATLTGACITALGAHAHGVMSNHNPLTNDLLNAGRMACDRAWELPIWDEYQEQLDSPFADMANIGGPEAGVITAACFLSRFAKKYRWAHLDIAGTAWKAAPKKEKSATGRPVPLLTQYLIDRSQDDGVLPPLPIPPDLGDDD; encoded by the coding sequence TCTATTTTGCGCCGAGGGGATTTAGAAGGCAAAATTGGACAAACATTGTTATTACACAATGTTCCCGGTACTTTAGCCGACCGCGTGTTGTTGGTGGGTTGCGGGCGGGAAAGAGAATTAGGTGATACGCAGTACCGTAAGGTTATTGTCCATGCGATTCGGACACTGCACGAAACAGGCTCAATGGAAACGGTTTGTTACTTAACCGAATTAAATGTGCGCGGACGAGATACTGCATGGAAAGTTCGTCATGCGATTGAAACAGCATGTTATGCGTTATATAGCTTTGATCAGCTAAAAAGTAAGAAAAATATTACTCGTCGTCCTTTACGAAAAATTGTGTTTAGTGTTGCCTCTCGTCGGGAACTTGGGATTGCCGAACAGGCTCGTCGAGAAGCTGAGGCAATTGCGGGTGGTGTGGAATTAACCAGAAATTTGGGTAATTTACCCAGCAATGTATGTACGCCGATTTATTTGGTAGAAGAAGCAAAACGCTTAAGTAATTTACATGAACGTTTAACATGTAAAGTTTTAACCGAAAGTCATATTGAAAAAGCAGGGATGAATGCACTGTTAGCCATTGCAAAAGGCAGTGAACAACCCCCGCGTTTTATTGTTATTGAATATAAGGGTAATGATAAAAAAGATGCTCATCCAACCGTTTTAATCGGTAAAGGGGTTACTTTCGATTCTGGCGGTATTTCGCTTAAAAAAGCCGAGCGAATGGATGAAATGAAGTATGACATGAGTGGTGCGGGCAGTGTGTTAGGCACATTATCTGCCATCGCCGAGTTGCAATTACCGATTAACGTTATCGGATTAATTCCCGCTGTTGAGAACATGCCCAGCGGTAAAGCGACTAAACCCGGTGATATTGTTACAACCTTATCAGGACAAACCGTAGAAATTTTAAACACTGACGCGGAAGGGCGGTTAATTCTGTGTGATGCCTTAACCTATGCAGAACGGTTTAAACCCAGCGTCGTTATTGACATTGCAACCTTAACAGGGGCATGTATTACCGCGTTAGGCGCACATGCACATGGCGTGATGAGTAATCATAACCCATTGACAAACGACCTATTAAATGCAGGTAGAATGGCATGTGACCGCGCTTGGGAATTACCAATATGGGATGAATACCAAGAGCAACTGGACAGCCCTTTTGCAGACATGGCGAACATTGGTGGACCTGAAGCAGGGGTTATTACCGCTGCGTGTTTTTTGTCGCGTTTTGCGAAGAAATACCGTTGGGCGCATTTAGACATTGCAGGGACAGCATGGAAAGCTGCACCTAAGAAAGAAAAAAGTGCGACAGGTCGTCCCGTCCCGTTATTGACCCAATATTTAATTGATCGTAGTCAAGATGATGGCGTACTCCCACCATTACCTATTCCACCCGATTTAGGGGATGATGACTAA
- a CDS encoding formylglycine-generating enzyme family protein has product MSSLDQAKAEAQKLIKRYNKLQAEVKTADSSVEAARKAKEAQKLVSQISAMQAAIAKLQEKDKVAEATIKAVAPNSDTALIPSVSPLSTTDQLRRAEAEKTLLEARIARIETAQQKTRAQIDQLSRAKAELAKLKAEAEKNKDKRSNDEKLQQELTRLIEKKEEEQRRLQEEVDNIRQQSVKEAELLRVQRDTARALMEKQKEIEKEKIRIAFRPKSGIIGIMLGLALVVILFIALVVIIFLTPLLDSVPLVANLKKVQQPPTTVVSTTETSPEKEPVIVSKPVIEEVQPVNLSSISFTRDKLKNGFQGPPMAVLPGGTFMMGSSDSSINREERPQHKVVLTPFAISRYEISFADYDQFTSATNRTPADDNQWGRGNRPVINVSFEDALAYTTWLTEQTGYQYRLPSEREWEFAARASTTGSFWWGYQITQGYANCGGCGSQWDGKQTAPVGIFKPNPFGIYDTVGNVMEWTMTCFRNDYQGAPQYGQNWEGGDCSRRMVRGGSFKQYEADLRVARRQNFNSRTKINTIGFRVVRVN; this is encoded by the coding sequence GTGTCTTCACTCGATCAAGCCAAAGCTGAAGCGCAAAAACTAATTAAGCGTTATAACAAACTACAAGCAGAAGTTAAAACGGCAGATTCCTCAGTAGAAGCTGCACGTAAGGCAAAAGAAGCGCAAAAATTAGTATCGCAAATCAGCGCGATGCAAGCCGCAATTGCTAAATTGCAAGAAAAAGACAAAGTAGCTGAAGCAACGATTAAGGCAGTCGCGCCTAATTCAGACACCGCACTCATTCCCTCAGTTTCTCCGCTATCAACGACTGACCAACTTCGTCGTGCTGAAGCCGAGAAAACCCTGTTGGAAGCCCGTATAGCACGGATTGAAACGGCGCAACAGAAAACCCGTGCGCAAATCGACCAACTTTCACGTGCCAAAGCCGAGCTTGCCAAGCTCAAAGCAGAAGCGGAGAAAAATAAAGATAAACGGAGTAATGACGAAAAGCTACAACAAGAACTCACCCGCCTGATAGAAAAGAAGGAAGAAGAACAACGCCGTCTGCAAGAAGAAGTTGATAATATTCGTCAACAATCAGTCAAAGAAGCAGAACTGCTCCGTGTACAACGAGATACAGCACGGGCGTTGATGGAAAAACAAAAAGAGATTGAAAAAGAAAAAATTCGTATCGCTTTTCGTCCTAAAAGTGGCATTATCGGAATTATGCTAGGGTTAGCCCTTGTTGTTATTTTATTTATTGCTCTTGTTGTCATTATTTTCCTAACGCCTTTACTAGACAGCGTGCCACTCGTTGCGAACCTTAAAAAAGTACAACAGCCACCCACAACCGTAGTTAGCACAACAGAAACAAGCCCAGAAAAAGAACCCGTTATCGTCAGTAAGCCCGTAATTGAGGAAGTACAACCCGTTAATTTAAGTAGTATTAGCTTCACACGGGATAAACTCAAAAATGGCTTTCAAGGTCCACCGATGGCCGTGCTTCCGGGGGGGACTTTTATGATGGGCAGTTCCGACTCCTCCATCAACCGCGAAGAACGCCCCCAACACAAGGTCGTTTTAACACCTTTTGCCATTAGCCGTTATGAAATCAGCTTTGCTGACTATGACCAATTTACCTCAGCAACCAATAGAACACCGGCTGATGATAATCAATGGGGACGCGGTAACCGCCCAGTAATTAATGTATCGTTTGAAGATGCGCTTGCTTACACCACATGGCTAACAGAACAAACAGGCTATCAATATCGTCTGCCTAGTGAACGTGAATGGGAATTTGCCGCACGGGCGAGTACAACAGGGAGTTTCTGGTGGGGTTATCAAATCACACAGGGATATGCTAACTGTGGCGGGTGTGGTAGCCAATGGGATGGCAAACAAACTGCACCTGTTGGTATCTTCAAACCCAATCCCTTTGGGATTTACGACACAGTTGGTAACGTTATGGAATGGACAATGACCTGCTTTCGTAATGACTACCAAGGTGCGCCCCAATATGGACAAAACTGGGAAGGCGGCGATTGTAGTCGGCGTATGGTACGCGGTGGTTCATTCAAACAATATGAAGCAGACCTACGTGTTGCCAGACGACAAAACTTTAATTCCCGTACAAAAATCAATACAATAGGTTTTCGTGTCGTCAGGGTTAATTAA
- a CDS encoding DNA polymerase III subunit chi: protein MTVLNSSSELPTSPTQVDFYIFHAHYVQALERFVCRLIEKAYQQKHQIFVLANTEAQAKLLDSLLWVVNPDSFIPHSLLLAGQEETFCLNGEGKSQHFPVVIGYGTMPQSTRTLLINLAETVPDFFAQFQRIAELVAPEESARIAGRQRFRFYREQQVVLNSHDISK, encoded by the coding sequence GTGACCGTACTTAATTCATCCTCTGAGCTTCCCACTTCTCCCACTCAAGTGGATTTCTACATTTTTCATGCCCATTATGTACAAGCCTTAGAGCGGTTTGTTTGTCGCTTAATTGAAAAAGCCTATCAACAAAAGCATCAAATATTTGTTCTGGCAAACACGGAGGCGCAAGCCAAGCTATTAGATAGTTTATTATGGGTGGTAAATCCTGATAGTTTTATTCCACACAGTTTATTGTTAGCAGGACAAGAAGAAACTTTTTGTTTAAATGGTGAGGGTAAAAGCCAGCATTTTCCCGTCGTGATTGGATATGGGACGATGCCACAGTCAACACGAACCTTGTTAATTAATTTAGCCGAAACTGTTCCCGATTTTTTTGCGCAATTCCAGCGAATTGCCGAGCTAGTTGCCCCAGAAGAATCGGCACGCATTGCAGGACGGCAACGGTTTCGTTTTTATAGAGAACAACAGGTTGTATTAAATTCGCATGATATTTCTAAGTAA